One genomic region from Sphingobacterium sp. UGAL515B_05 encodes:
- a CDS encoding DUF4450 domain-containing protein yields the protein MIRKYLIFCGLLVGTILEIAVAQSKHWQDNDRVLHYTEDKGDFLLVNGRYRFNRALYGNNLASRVEAGDLPEFALYMPGMAGNLQFVLNNKQQRKKVIDADHIETRYRPGAMYYRIKDALLGNGYIDIVVMAQADAEGMIVKLQAANIKQDAHLYAVYGRASGKTFSRNGDIGADPESGFYLLPAYCEQNQYTLEKNSFGLKYQNKKNEPQFIQGSFSGLSALRMSDATVLDDLSNLTKTENKGSPILVGKFMLTKKSSYIQIAKGKRSAAEFSEGSLEKIYELADQKRVSLASRVKINTPDRYINNLGAALSAAADGIWESPTFLHGAVAWRMRLNAWRGAYTADVLGWHDRAKEHFSSYANSQVREPAAGRVVMDTTLHLARHLEKMGTSMFSSGYISRNPNNNTVPHHYDMNLVFIDQLLSHFNYTGDVAYIKEMWPTLTRHLNWEKRNFDQDNDGLYDAYCAIWASDGLQYSGGAVTHTTAYMYRANQMMAKLAKVIGEDATPYQQEANKIQKALKDRLWLQKKGHFAEFQDALGNQLIHENAGLWTIYHAADAAILDDFESYQNLQYVTNYLPKIPIRVKGQEQHDLYTLPTTTWQPYTWSVNNVALAENLQTALAYWQSGRADDAYQLWKSNLMESMYHGISPANFQQLSHYDAFRGELYRDFADPIGVASRTLVEGLFGVHPRLLDKQLFLKPGFPSTWNFAQIEMPEWSYTYKKTKTAVTFQINTRYAMPVKLALEVSVDFTQVSAVKVNGKEVKWSLKSSAINGACIVVESEAERNFDITIMGDGKLEKMDTKNVEQVFTDQWAFPLPANTQLLESYDPQGIIQKKAGHKFSFVQHERVGTFFVKLQQGAMVWWQAVDIRLLPPVNSTILRKELNYFLMVENRSAQPQQLVIDHQDFQTAFSLRSGEIKKLELPNNIFSKGTNRVNLVVGTYRQTVDYIDWNIDDKPDFLAENLSSYYNARLTDIFQQKYLSPRPEGPTLQLPWQGIGNWCYPLTTANIDDRGIMKKGKQGDLIYLGIPFQLKNDSKNVVFVSQWDNYPKSVKIPLAGQASKMYLLVAGSTNPMQSQLINANIKVNYTDGTFDTLDLINPINWWPIEQDYLDDNHAFELPDERIPYRISLKSGELYKGGTWSHYTDIKGYSNRAIDGGAASLLDLPLNNKKKLQSVELIAVANDAVIGLIGLTLMR from the coding sequence ATGATACGAAAGTATTTGATTTTTTGCGGTTTGCTAGTTGGGACTATCCTGGAGATAGCTGTTGCCCAGTCAAAACATTGGCAAGATAACGATCGTGTACTGCATTATACCGAGGATAAAGGAGATTTCTTACTGGTGAATGGAAGATATCGATTTAATCGTGCTCTTTATGGTAATAACCTGGCATCCCGTGTAGAAGCAGGCGATTTACCTGAATTTGCATTGTACATGCCGGGGATGGCAGGGAACTTACAGTTTGTTCTCAACAATAAGCAGCAGCGAAAAAAAGTGATTGATGCCGATCATATTGAGACAAGGTATCGACCCGGAGCGATGTATTATCGCATCAAAGATGCCTTACTTGGAAATGGTTATATCGATATCGTTGTAATGGCGCAGGCCGATGCCGAAGGGATGATCGTAAAATTACAGGCGGCGAATATTAAACAGGATGCACATCTTTACGCTGTCTATGGGAGAGCTAGCGGAAAAACATTCAGTAGAAATGGCGACATAGGTGCAGATCCAGAATCGGGGTTTTATCTTCTTCCTGCATATTGTGAACAGAATCAATATACACTGGAAAAAAATAGTTTTGGACTTAAGTATCAAAATAAGAAAAATGAGCCCCAATTTATTCAGGGTAGTTTTTCAGGACTCTCAGCACTACGGATGTCAGATGCTACCGTTTTGGATGATCTCTCTAATCTGACGAAAACGGAGAATAAGGGTAGTCCTATCCTTGTCGGGAAATTTATGCTGACTAAAAAATCAAGTTATATTCAAATCGCTAAAGGGAAGCGTTCTGCTGCGGAATTTTCTGAAGGCTCATTGGAAAAGATTTATGAGCTAGCGGATCAGAAAAGGGTTTCGCTGGCTAGTCGGGTTAAAATAAACACACCGGATCGATACATCAATAATTTGGGGGCAGCGCTTTCGGCAGCCGCTGATGGAATTTGGGAATCGCCTACTTTCTTGCATGGAGCTGTGGCATGGCGTATGCGTTTGAATGCTTGGCGGGGAGCTTACACCGCAGATGTATTGGGATGGCATGACAGAGCGAAAGAACATTTTTCGAGTTATGCGAATTCGCAGGTTAGAGAACCCGCTGCTGGACGGGTGGTGATGGATACAACTTTGCACTTAGCTCGACATTTGGAAAAAATGGGTACTTCTATGTTTTCAAGCGGCTACATTTCTCGGAATCCAAATAATAATACGGTACCCCATCACTACGATATGAACTTGGTCTTTATCGATCAATTGTTGTCACATTTTAATTATACAGGGGATGTTGCTTATATCAAAGAGATGTGGCCAACGCTGACTCGGCATCTCAACTGGGAAAAGCGAAATTTCGATCAGGACAATGATGGCTTATACGATGCCTATTGTGCAATATGGGCAAGTGATGGTTTACAATATTCCGGTGGCGCGGTCACGCACACAACCGCCTATATGTACCGTGCCAATCAAATGATGGCCAAACTCGCAAAGGTAATAGGTGAGGATGCGACGCCCTACCAACAAGAAGCAAATAAGATTCAAAAAGCGCTAAAAGATCGACTTTGGTTGCAAAAGAAAGGTCATTTTGCCGAGTTCCAGGATGCGCTTGGCAATCAGCTTATACACGAAAATGCGGGTTTGTGGACCATTTATCATGCCGCAGACGCTGCTATCCTGGATGATTTTGAAAGCTACCAAAATCTCCAATATGTAACTAACTATTTGCCAAAGATTCCTATTCGTGTCAAAGGACAGGAACAGCATGACCTGTATACATTGCCGACGACGACATGGCAGCCTTACACTTGGTCGGTCAATAATGTTGCTTTGGCAGAGAATCTACAGACAGCATTGGCCTATTGGCAATCTGGTCGGGCGGATGATGCCTATCAGCTCTGGAAAAGTAACCTCATGGAAAGTATGTATCATGGGATCAGTCCCGCCAACTTTCAGCAGCTTTCCCACTATGATGCATTTAGAGGCGAATTATACCGTGATTTTGCCGACCCGATCGGTGTAGCATCTCGTACATTAGTCGAAGGATTATTTGGCGTGCATCCACGTCTACTGGACAAACAATTGTTTCTTAAACCTGGTTTCCCATCGACATGGAATTTTGCACAGATTGAAATGCCGGAATGGAGTTATACGTATAAGAAAACTAAAACTGCTGTTACATTTCAGATTAACACGCGTTATGCGATGCCCGTAAAACTTGCTTTGGAAGTTTCCGTAGATTTTACCCAGGTGAGTGCTGTTAAAGTCAATGGAAAAGAAGTCAAGTGGTCATTAAAGTCTTCCGCTATAAATGGGGCATGTATTGTTGTTGAATCTGAAGCTGAGCGGAATTTCGACATCACGATAATGGGGGATGGCAAACTCGAAAAGATGGATACCAAAAATGTGGAGCAAGTTTTCACCGATCAATGGGCTTTTCCCTTACCTGCTAATACCCAATTGTTGGAAAGCTACGATCCTCAAGGAATTATCCAAAAGAAAGCCGGTCACAAATTTTCTTTTGTCCAGCATGAGCGGGTAGGAACCTTTTTCGTGAAGCTTCAACAGGGAGCTATGGTTTGGTGGCAGGCAGTTGATATTCGGCTATTACCGCCTGTAAATTCAACTATTCTGCGTAAAGAGCTAAACTATTTTTTGATGGTGGAAAACCGTTCTGCTCAGCCACAACAACTGGTAATTGATCATCAGGATTTTCAAACAGCCTTCAGCTTGAGATCAGGAGAAATAAAGAAATTGGAACTTCCCAACAATATCTTTTCAAAGGGAACAAATCGCGTTAATCTGGTTGTGGGAACTTATCGCCAAACAGTAGATTATATCGATTGGAATATCGATGATAAACCTGATTTTTTAGCGGAAAATTTATCGAGTTATTACAACGCGCGTTTGACGGATATCTTCCAACAGAAATATCTTTCGCCAAGACCGGAAGGGCCAACCTTGCAGCTGCCTTGGCAGGGAATAGGCAATTGGTGTTATCCATTGACGACGGCAAATATTGACGACAGGGGAATCATGAAAAAAGGCAAGCAAGGGGATCTAATATACCTAGGTATTCCGTTTCAGCTAAAAAATGACTCCAAAAATGTGGTCTTTGTCAGTCAGTGGGATAATTATCCAAAAAGCGTCAAAATACCTTTAGCCGGCCAGGCCAGCAAAATGTATCTCTTGGTCGCCGGTTCTACAAATCCGATGCAATCCCAGCTTATCAACGCCAATATTAAGGTCAATTATACTGATGGAACTTTTGATACGTTAGATCTCATCAACCCGATCAACTGGTGGCCTATCGAACAGGATTATCTCGATGATAATCACGCTTTTGAACTCCCCGATGAACGAATTCCTTACCGAATCAGTCTGAAGTCTGGAGAGCTTTATAAGGGCGGAACCTGGAGTCATTATACCGATATCAAGGGGTATAGCAATCGTGCCATTGATGGTGGAGCAGCTTCATTATTGGATTTGCCTCTAAACAATAAAAAGAAACTTCAATCAGTAGAGCTTATCGCCGTAGCAAACGATGCGGTCATCGGTCTGATAGGTCTCACTTTAATGCGATAG